The Curtobacterium herbarum genome contains the following window.
GCTGCTCGCCGGGGTCCTGCTCCGCGAACGCCTGAGCGCCCGGCAGGTCGTCGGCGTCAGCATCGCCGTGGCCGCCCTCGCCGTGATCGCCGTGCACCGGGCCCAGACCGCCGCGCTGCTGCCCGTCGTGCTCGTGCTCTGCGGTGCCCTCGGCTGGGCGATCGGCAACGTCGCGACCCGCAGGGCCGGACCGGTGAACCCGCTGCACCTGACGCTGTGGTGGGCCGTGGTGCCGCCGATCCCGATGGCGGTCCTGTCGTTCCTGGTCGAGGGACCGGACCGGATCGGGCAGGCACTCGGCACCGCGTTCACCGCCGACGCGCTGCCCGCGGACCTGGCCGTGCTCTACATCGTGCTGGCGGCGAGCGTCGTCGGGTACGGCATCTGGTCGCGGCTGATGGGCCGGTACCCGTCGAGCACGGTCGCACCGTTCTCGATGCTCGTGCCGGTCGTCGGGGTGCTGGCGTCCTGGGTGGCGTTCGGTGAGGTCCCGGACCTGGTCGAGGTGCTCGCGGGCGCGGTCGTCGTGGGGGCGGTGCTGTGGTCGTCGCGGCCGGCGCGTGCTGCGGGCGGCACTGGTGCTGCCGCCGCCGCTGGTGCCGCCGCAGGCGCGTCCGGTGCGGCCACCGCAGCCGAGACGCCTCCGAGTGCCCGAGACGCCGCGAGATCCGGCGGCGTCTCGGGGACACCAGGGCGTCGCGCGGAGACGGGGGCGTCCCACGAGCCCCCGCACGCCACGCTCGGGCCGCAGGTCGACCCGCCCGTCGCCGAGCTCAGCCCCGGTGCTGACGCCGCTCCGCGATGATCGTGGCGAGCGCCCCGCGCAGCTTCGGGTACCGGAACACGTAGCCGGCCTCGGTCAACCGCGTCGGCACCACCCACCGGCTCTTCAGCACGAGTTCGGTCTCGGTCCGGATCGCGAAGGACCCGAGCTCGAGCATCCACCGCCAGGTCGGCAGCCCGAACCGACGACCGACGGCGTCCCGCAGCGTCGCCATCACCGTGCGGTTGTCGGAGGGCTCCGGGCTCGTGACGTTCACCGGGCCGTCGATGTCCTCGTGGTCGCGGATGAACCGGATCGCCCCGAGGACGTCCTCGATGTGCACCCAGCTGAACCGCTGCCGCCCGTGGGTGCCCCGGTCGTGGTGGTACGTGCCGGCGGCCAGGCGCGCCCGGGTCGGGATCCACGGGCCGTCGTACTGGGGGCCGCCGAGCCCGGCCTGCGCCAGTCGCAGGAGCGGGAGCAGCGCACTGCCGTCACCGAACACGATCGCCATCCGCAGCGCCACACGCCGGGTGCCGGGCAGGTCCGCGGTGAACAGGGCGTCCTCCCACGCGCGGGCGACGGAGACCGAGAAGTCCTCGCCGAGTTCCCCGGTCGCCTCGTCCTGCGGGCGGTCGTCGGCGTGCCGGTAGATCGTCGCGGTCGAGGCGTTCATCCACAGCGGCGGCGGGTGCTCGGCCGTGCGGATCGCCTCGGCGAGCTCGAGCGTGGTGTCGACCCGGGAGCGCAGGATCTCGGCCCGGTTCCGCCGTCCGTACCGGCAGTTCACGCTCTTGCCGGCCATGTTCACGACCAGGTCGGCGCCGTCCACGAGCTCGCGGATCCGCAGGGTGTTGCCCCACACCGCGTCGCCGGTGCGACCGACCGTGACGACCTGGTAGCCCTCGGCCCGGAAGGCGTCCTGCAGGTACCGGCCGACGAATCCGCTCGCCCCCGCCACCACCACGCGTCGCTGCTGCTGCTCGTCCATGCTGTCCTCTCGGTGCCGGTCACACGTCGTCGGGCACGACGGCGTACCGGAACGCCCCCTCGTACCGGTACAGCGTGCCGAGCACCGGCGCCCGGAGCGTCAGGGACACGCGCTGCACGTCGGCTTCGTCATCGAATCGTTCCGTCAGCAGCACGCGCGGCGACAGGGCGGACGGGAGGCGCCACTCCCGACCCAGCGCATGCACCGACACCCGCGTGGAGACCAGGCGGAGCGCTCCGGCGTCGGGTCCGGTCCTCGGGACCGTCACCGCGAGGAGCGTGCTGACCCGGCCGTGCCGGCCGAGGTGGTCGACGAGCCCCTCGGGCTCCGCGGTGATCGCGTCGACCATGGTGCGGTCACCGCTCGCGAAGTGGAAGGTGCGGTGCGCGCGGACGGCGGGACGGGCCTCCCGGTCGGTGTGCGGTCCGGACCGTCCGCGCCGGACGTGGACCGGGCGGTTCTCGACCGTGAACGGGACGTCGTGCTCCCAGACCGGGAACACCACCGCGTCCCGCGCGAGGACGCGCAGCACGGGCCAGAGCCAGCGCCGCGGGGTGCCGACGACGGTGAAGACCCCGTTCCCCCGGCCGACGTGCCCCGGCGGCACGGCACCGAAGTAGGTGCGGAGCCTGGGGTGGAGGCCCGCGAGGACGCCCTCCGACGCGCTCAGCTGGTAGGGCGACCGGATCACGCTCCCGATCCTGGCACGTCGTCGGACGCGGCTCCTACGATGGAGGGCATGGGACACGACCACGGCCACGCGCACGGCCACGCGTCCGAGCGGGCGCTGCTGATCGCGTTCTGCATCTCGGCGGGCATCCTGCTGGCCGAGGTCGTCGGCGCGGTCGTCACCGGCTCACTCGCCCTGCTCGTCGACGCCGGACACATGGTCGTCGACACCGGCGGGCTCGGCATCGGCCTGGTCGCCACCCGGCTGGCGCGCCGCACCCCGACCGCCCGGCGGACCTGGGGGTACCAGCGGGCCGAGGTCCTGGGTGCCACCGCACAGGCCGCGATCCTGCTGGCGGTCGGCGTCTACGTCGTGATCTCCGCCGTGCAGCGCCTGTTCGTGCCGGAGCAGATCGAGGCCGGGCCGCTCCTGGTCTTCGGCTTCGTCGGGCTGATCGGCAACCTCGTCGCGTTCGCGGTGCTCGTGCGTGCCTCGGGTGAGGGCTTCACCTCGCGGGCCGCCCGACTCGAGGTCCTCAACGACACCCTCGGCTCGGTCGCCGTCATCGCCGCGGCGGTCGTGCTGTTCCTGACCGGGTGGGAGCGGGCCGACTCGGTCGCCGCACTGCTGATCGGCCTGCTCATCATGCCCCGCGCCGTCAAGCTCCTCCGCGAGACCGCCGACGTCCTGCTCGAGGCGACACCGCGCGGCCTCGACCTGGACGCCGTCCGCGGACACATCCTGCAGCTCGACCACGTCATCGCCGTGCACGACCTGCACGCGACGCTGGTGTCCACCGGGGTCCCGAACCTGACCGCGCACGTCGTGGTGGACGACCACTGCTTCACGACCGCGCACGCACCGGCGATCCTCGACGAACTGCAGCAGTGCGTCGCCGAGCACTTCGACGTGCCGGTCGAGCACTCCACGTTCCAGCTCGAACCCGCCTCGCACCAGCGACACGAGCACGAGGTGCACGTCTGACCGGTGCCAGTGCTTGCGTTTGTGCTCGTGCTCGTGCTCGTGCTCGTGCTCGTCAGCAGTCGGAGTCGCGCGTCGGGTAGGCCGTGATCACCCGGTCGGTCGTCGCGGACACGATGACCTTGACGAAGCCGTCCGGGCTCGGCGCGCTGCCGTCATCGAAGCGCACGGGAGCGGCGTAGCAGACCTTGCCGTCGCCGGCGTCGACGGGCAGCCCCTTCTGCGGGTTCGTCAGCGCCGTCCGCACCGCCGTGAGCATGGCGTCGTCCCAGTCCCGCTGCGTCGTGTGCCCGGACAGGACGCCCTGCCAGTCGCGGGTGTGCCGGACGCGGATGTGCTCGTAGCCCTGCGCCGAGGTGCCGCACTGCAGCACGACGTCGCCGAGCGCTGCCGTGTCGTAGCGCGCGACCGAGGCGCGGCCGTCCGACCCGCACCGGTCGAGGACCGGGGCGCCGGGCAGGTCCGGGCCCTGCCGTGCGATGACCGCGACGCTGGTGCCGGTGTCCGTGCCGGTGCTGGTGCTGGTGCCGTCGGCCGTGTCCGTGCCCGCGCCGGTGCCTGTTCCGGTTCCGGTTCCGTCGTGGTCGGCCGTGTCGGTCGCGGTGGCCGAGGGTGCGGCAGAGAGGACGGCGTCGTCACCCTCCCGGGCGTTCGTCAGCGCGAAGCCGCCGATCACGACGACGGCGGCGACCGCCGCGGCGACGCCGGTCAGGGTGGAACGGGAGCGCTTCGCGGGCATGCGGCCAGTATGCCGGAGGGGGTGTGGGCCTCCCGGCCGGCTGCGTGACGGGCGGGTGCCGCGTGATGTGCTGCTGGCCGGGAGGGGGCGGCGGAGTCCCGACGCCGTGTGGGTACGACGTCGCCGGGTGCGCGAGACGCCGCCGAACTCTGGGGCGTCTCGCGCGGAACGCGGCGCCTCACGCAGACGGGGCCGTCCCGCGCAGACGGGCCCGTGCGCGTCGGCGGTGCCGTTCGGGTACGACACCGCCGGATGCGCACGACGCCGCCGAATACCGCGGCGTCTTGCGCAGAAGGCGGCGTCTCACACAGACGGGCCCGTCTCACGCAGACGGGCCCGTCTCGGCCGGGAGGCGCGTGCCGGTCAGGCGCGCGCGGCCAGACGCGCTCCGGCGAAGACCGCGAGCGCGGCGACGAGCACCACGTACCCGATGAGGACCGGCAGCGTGGGCAGCACGAGCAGCGCCGCACCGACCGCGACGACCGGGACGGTGAGCCCGGCGTAGGCGATGAGGAAGGTGGCGGCGAGGACTCCGCCGCGTTCCTCGGGGCCGACGAGGGCACCGGCACTACCGATCGAGGCACGGAAGAGGAGCCCGACGCCGGCACCGGCGACGACGCCACCGCCGACGAAGCCGCCGACCCGGAGGACCACCGCCGACACCGCGAGGACGGCCAGGCCGCCGACGAGCAGGACGACGCCCAGGCGGATCTGGGTGCGCGGCGGCAGCTTCGCGAACACCACCTGGGACAGGGCGCTCGCGGCGAAGACACCGAAGGTCGTCGCACCGGCCGCCAGCCGGTCGGTCACGTGGAAGGTGGTGCCGAGGAACGTTGGCGCGACCGAGGTGAAGAGCCCCTGCACGGCGAGGGCGGCGAAGGCACCGGTCCCGGCGGCCCAGAACGCGGCGCTCTGTCCCTCGGGGGCGCGCAGCCGCTGCGGGTGGTACGGCACGGGCTCGGTCGGACGGTCGACGGTCTCGGGGACGGCGAGGACGACGACGAACGCGATCGCGAGGGCGACGACGAAGACCACGTACGGCACCATCAGCGGCCGCCCGACGAACTCGGCCAGGGCGCCACCGATGAGGGCGCCGAGGGACAGCCCGCCGAGGTTGACGACGCCCGCGGCGACGCTCGCACCCTTGGCGGAGGCCTCGTCACCGGTCGCCCGGACCCTGAGCTCCCCGAGGTGGGCGGTCGCGGTGGCGGTGAGGGTGCCGACGCCGAGACCGGTGACGAGTCGGGCGACGATGAGACCGCTGACGTCGTTCCAGACGAGGAACAGGACGGCGGCGACGAGCTCGAGGGCGATCGAGACGAGGATGAGCGGCCGACGACCGTGCACGTCACTGAGGTGTCCGGCGAGCCACAGGGACCCGACGACACCGAGGCCGTAGGCGGCGAAGACGACGGTCGTCGTGAAGGTCGGGAAGCCGTCGCGCGCCTGGTAGATGACGTAGAGCGGCGCGGGGACGGTCGCGAAGGCCATCACCGAGGTGAACGCGAAGGCGACGGCCCAGAAGCCGAAGCCGTGACGCCGGCGGGTGTGCGCGCGACGGCCGCGAGGGGCCGGTGCGGTGGCCGTGGAGCCGGTCGCCGGGGAGTCGATGACGGATGACATGCTCCGATGCTCCCGCGCCGTACCCATCGGGTCAAACGGATCATCTTGATGTGCGCCATCGATCCGGTCGATGATGGGTGCATGGAGACCCGGCTGCTCGAACAGTTCGTCACCGTCGCCGCCGAGGGCAGCGTCACCCGCGCGGCCGAGCGGCTCTGGGCAGCGCAGTCGACGGTGTCGGCGGGCATCGCGAGCCTGGAGCGGACGCTCGGGGTGCGGCTCTTCGAGCGTGGCGGGCGTCGGCTCGTCCTGACCGCCACCGGTGAGGACCTGCTCCCCCATGCGCGTGCCGTCCTCGAGTCACTCGACCGGATGCGCGACCTGGCTGCGGTGTCCGACGCCGAGCTCCGCGGACGGGTGCGGCTGGGCATCTTCACGAGCATGGACATCGTCGACCTGACCGGGGTCCTCCGCGGGTTCCGGCAGCGCCACCCCCTGGTCGCCGTCGAGCTGATGACCTCGCCGAGCGGCACCACCGGGCTCGTGCAGGACCTGGTCGCGGGTCGGCTCGACCTCGCGTACACGGGGCTTCCGACGATCCCGTCCGGGGTGGTCGTCGAGCCCCTCCGCGAGATGCCGTTCCGGGTGTTCGTCGCCGCCGACCACCCGCTCGCCGGACGTGCCTCGGTGTCGCTCGCCGAACTCGCCGACGAGTCGTTCGTCGACACCGCGCACGGGTTCGGCAACCGGATGATCCTGGACGGTGTGCTGGACCGGCTCGGCATCCGACGGCGGGTGGTCGCGGAGATGAACGACATGCCGGCCGTGGTGCGGTTCGCGTCGGCGGGCATCGGGGTCGGTGTCGTGCCGGACTCCGGCGTCCGGCACGACGGGGCCGTGCTGGAGCTCGAGGACGCTGTCGAACCGCTCCGGATCGGACTGGCGATGCGGAGTGCCCCGGAGCCGAACCGGGCGACGCAGGCGCTGGCCCGGGCGATCGTGGCCGCCCGGCGCTGAGGGCGTCTCCCTGCCGGCGCCACCAATGGGCACGCGACGCTGCCGGCACAACCCTGCGGGCGCGGCCGACCGGTCAGCCGCGGAGCAGCGGGGCGATGCTCTCGACGGACCGTCGGGCGGCGGCCGTGGTGGACAGGAAGCCGACCAGGACGATCGCCGCACCGATGCCGACGACGATCCACCACATCGGGTGCGTGGCGACCGCGAACCCCGAGCCGACCGTCGCGACCGCACTGGCGCCGGTGACGGTGCCGGCGAGAGCGACACCGAGCGACACCCCGGTCTGCCGACTGGTGGAGGCGACGGCGGCAGCGGAACCGGACTGCGCTCGGGGCATGCCCGAGACGGCGGTGTTCGTGATCGGCGCGTTCACCATGCCGAACCCGAAGCCGAACAACACGAACGCGGCCACGAGGACCCACATCGGCGTCGATGCCTGCACCGTGGTCAGGACCGCACCGGCCCCCGCGATCCCGATGCCCGCGAGGACGAGCGGCACGCGTGTCCCCACGGTGCCGATGAGTCGGCCGGAGATCGGCGACACGAGCATGGTCACCAGCGCGGACGGCAGGGTCCAGAGACCGGCCTGGAACGGGGTCATGCCCCGGACCTCCTGCAGGTAGAGCGCGCTGAGGAAGAGGAAGGCACCGTTCGCGCCGAACGCCACGAGTGCGGTGCCGACGGCGGAGGAGAACGGGATGCTCCGGAAGAACCGGAGGTCGATGAGGGGTTCGGCGGTGCGCCCCTCGACGACCACGAGGGCCACGAGCGCC
Protein-coding sequences here:
- a CDS encoding EamA family transporter, yielding MLLRDRILALVAAVAWGLNFPATAIALEHYPPFLLAALRFTLLAVPTLLFVPRPPIPFRWIVLVGATLGVLQFAFLYLGMAAGMPSGLASLVVQASAPFTVLLAGVLLRERLSARQVVGVSIAVAALAVIAVHRAQTAALLPVVLVLCGALGWAIGNVATRRAGPVNPLHLTLWWAVVPPIPMAVLSFLVEGPDRIGQALGTAFTADALPADLAVLYIVLAASVVGYGIWSRLMGRYPSSTVAPFSMLVPVVGVLASWVAFGEVPDLVEVLAGAVVVGAVLWSSRPARAAGGTGAAAAAGAAAGASGAATAAETPPSARDAARSGGVSGTPGRRAETGASHEPPHATLGPQVDPPVAELSPGADAAPR
- a CDS encoding epimerase, producing the protein MDEQQQRRVVVAGASGFVGRYLQDAFRAEGYQVVTVGRTGDAVWGNTLRIRELVDGADLVVNMAGKSVNCRYGRRNRAEILRSRVDTTLELAEAIRTAEHPPPLWMNASTATIYRHADDRPQDEATGELGEDFSVSVARAWEDALFTADLPGTRRVALRMAIVFGDGSALLPLLRLAQAGLGGPQYDGPWIPTRARLAAGTYHHDRGTHGRQRFSWVHIEDVLGAIRFIRDHEDIDGPVNVTSPEPSDNRTVMATLRDAVGRRFGLPTWRWMLELGSFAIRTETELVLKSRWVVPTRLTEAGYVFRYPKLRGALATIIAERRQHRG
- a CDS encoding DUF4166 domain-containing protein; translation: MIRSPYQLSASEGVLAGLHPRLRTYFGAVPPGHVGRGNGVFTVVGTPRRWLWPVLRVLARDAVVFPVWEHDVPFTVENRPVHVRRGRSGPHTDREARPAVRAHRTFHFASGDRTMVDAITAEPEGLVDHLGRHGRVSTLLAVTVPRTGPDAGALRLVSTRVSVHALGREWRLPSALSPRVLLTERFDDEADVQRVSLTLRAPVLGTLYRYEGAFRYAVVPDDV
- a CDS encoding cation diffusion facilitator family transporter — translated: MGHDHGHAHGHASERALLIAFCISAGILLAEVVGAVVTGSLALLVDAGHMVVDTGGLGIGLVATRLARRTPTARRTWGYQRAEVLGATAQAAILLAVGVYVVISAVQRLFVPEQIEAGPLLVFGFVGLIGNLVAFAVLVRASGEGFTSRAARLEVLNDTLGSVAVIAAAVVLFLTGWERADSVAALLIGLLIMPRAVKLLRETADVLLEATPRGLDLDAVRGHILQLDHVIAVHDLHATLVSTGVPNLTAHVVVDDHCFTTAHAPAILDELQQCVAEHFDVPVEHSTFQLEPASHQRHEHEVHV
- a CDS encoding MFS transporter; translated protein: MSSVIDSPATGSTATAPAPRGRRAHTRRRHGFGFWAVAFAFTSVMAFATVPAPLYVIYQARDGFPTFTTTVVFAAYGLGVVGSLWLAGHLSDVHGRRPLILVSIALELVAAVLFLVWNDVSGLIVARLVTGLGVGTLTATATAHLGELRVRATGDEASAKGASVAAGVVNLGGLSLGALIGGALAEFVGRPLMVPYVVFVVALAIAFVVVLAVPETVDRPTEPVPYHPQRLRAPEGQSAAFWAAGTGAFAALAVQGLFTSVAPTFLGTTFHVTDRLAAGATTFGVFAASALSQVVFAKLPPRTQIRLGVVLLVGGLAVLAVSAVVLRVGGFVGGGVVAGAGVGLLFRASIGSAGALVGPEERGGVLAATFLIAYAGLTVPVVAVGAALLVLPTLPVLIGYVVLVAALAVFAGARLAARA
- a CDS encoding LysR family transcriptional regulator, with product METRLLEQFVTVAAEGSVTRAAERLWAAQSTVSAGIASLERTLGVRLFERGGRRLVLTATGEDLLPHARAVLESLDRMRDLAAVSDAELRGRVRLGIFTSMDIVDLTGVLRGFRQRHPLVAVELMTSPSGTTGLVQDLVAGRLDLAYTGLPTIPSGVVVEPLREMPFRVFVAADHPLAGRASVSLAELADESFVDTAHGFGNRMILDGVLDRLGIRRRVVAEMNDMPAVVRFASAGIGVGVVPDSGVRHDGAVLELEDAVEPLRIGLAMRSAPEPNRATQALARAIVAARR
- a CDS encoding DHA2 family efflux MFS transporter permease subunit yields the protein MILAVCCMSLFIVSMDATVVNVALPSIGRELHSTISGLQWTIDAYTLVLASLLLLSGSTADRIGRRTTFQVGLALFTAGSLLCSLAPSVGWLVVFRMVQAVGGSMMNPVAMSIITATFDDARERARAVGVWGAVVGVSLGVGPLVGGALTDTVGWRAIFLINVPIGIAAVVLTFLFVPESRSPKPRKLDPLGQGIVIVLLASLVGGLIEGPRLGWVSPGALGLFVLAAAALVALVVVEGRTAEPLIDLRFFRSIPFSSAVGTALVAFGANGAFLFLSALYLQEVRGMTPFQAGLWTLPSALVTMLVSPISGRLIGTVGTRVPLVLAGIGIAGAGAVLTTVQASTPMWVLVAAFVLFGFGFGMVNAPITNTAVSGMPRAQSGSAAAVASTSRQTGVSLGVALAGTVTGASAVATVGSGFAVATHPMWWIVVGIGAAIVLVGFLSTTAAARRSVESIAPLLRG